The following coding sequences lie in one Gaiellales bacterium genomic window:
- a CDS encoding histidine kinase, whose protein sequence is MAATTTRRERLTDAVLAIVCVPPTIAGALSNGTVGIVDGIVIVVSVTLILLRRRAPIPVLAAGIVALVGSIAVMGRPNGLIAVVIVLVFTVADRYERTTSIYAGIATLLAFLATVAILAPHGLLGPQLLAAVAWPALAVAAGDVFRTRRAAIAAAEERARRAEENREEEARRRVAEERLHIAREVHDVVAHRIAVVNVQAGAAEHLMRSRPDDAAAALRVVRSSAQAALDELGRIVNVLRTAGEADAPMEPAPTLTQLSMLIGSYRDAGLAVEYETSGAPRIVTDSTQLALYRIVQEGLTNAHKHGDGHVRLRIRHAPEGVDVEIVNRLGAPAPETDAAPEASLQPGGFGLIGMRERVLTAGGSLHVGPEGANRFAVRAHFPNVEAP, encoded by the coding sequence ATGGCTGCCACGACCACGCGGCGGGAGCGGCTTACCGACGCGGTGTTGGCCATCGTATGCGTGCCACCGACGATCGCCGGGGCGCTCTCGAACGGCACTGTCGGCATCGTCGACGGCATCGTCATCGTGGTGAGCGTGACGCTCATCCTCCTCCGGCGCCGCGCTCCGATCCCCGTCCTCGCGGCGGGGATCGTGGCGCTCGTCGGATCGATTGCCGTGATGGGACGCCCGAACGGGCTGATCGCCGTGGTCATCGTGCTCGTCTTCACCGTGGCCGACCGGTACGAGCGGACAACCAGCATTTACGCAGGAATCGCCACGCTGCTCGCGTTCCTGGCAACGGTCGCGATCCTAGCCCCGCACGGTCTGCTCGGTCCGCAGCTGCTCGCAGCTGTCGCGTGGCCAGCGCTGGCGGTGGCTGCCGGCGACGTGTTTCGCACCCGGCGCGCCGCGATCGCCGCAGCGGAAGAGCGCGCGCGACGCGCCGAGGAGAACCGGGAAGAGGAGGCCCGCCGCCGGGTCGCCGAGGAACGGCTGCACATCGCCCGTGAGGTTCACGACGTGGTCGCCCACCGCATCGCGGTCGTCAACGTCCAGGCCGGCGCGGCGGAGCACCTCATGCGATCTCGACCCGACGATGCCGCGGCTGCGCTGCGTGTCGTGCGTTCGTCGGCTCAGGCCGCGCTCGACGAGCTGGGTCGCATCGTCAACGTGCTCCGCACCGCCGGCGAGGCCGACGCCCCGATGGAGCCTGCGCCGACGCTCACCCAGCTATCCATGCTGATCGGCTCGTACCGAGACGCCGGTCTCGCGGTGGAGTACGAGACGAGCGGCGCTCCCCGCATCGTCACCGACAGCACGCAGCTCGCGTTGTACCGCATCGTCCAGGAAGGGCTCACGAATGCCCACAAGCACGGCGACGGCCACGTGCGACTCAGGATCAGACACGCCCCTGAGGGCGTCGACGTCGAGATCGTGAACCGGCTCGGCGCCCCCGCGCCGGAAACTGACGCCGCGCCCGAAGCGTCCTTGCAGCCGGGCGGCTTCGGGCTGATCGGGATGCGAGAGCGCGTTCTGACTGCCGGCGGTTCTCTCCACGTCGGTCCCGAGGGCGCGAACCGGTTCGCCGTCCGCGCCCACTTCCCGAACGTCGAGGCGCCGTGA